One part of the Thermoplasmata archaeon genome encodes these proteins:
- a CDS encoding ABC transporter ATP-binding protein — protein MDNLVIETKNLSKAYGSKYALSNLNIQIKEGEIYGLLGPNGSGKSTLMRILAGLSIPTFGTVKVLGFDVVADNLKIKELVGFIPEVPVLYESLTPIEYFDFIAAMRKLDKNIVFGRVHELVTAFELNEYLNDFIGSLSFGTKQKIAIIGTLLHNPKLIIMDEVMNGLDPKSARILKDLIKSFSNQGKTVIFSTHILEIVENICDRVTILKDGTMVAEGNVKDLRNIVSGSLESLFFKVTGESNFEAIINAISEKL, from the coding sequence GTGGATAATCTAGTAATAGAAACTAAAAATTTGTCAAAAGCATATGGTTCTAAATATGCATTAAGTAACCTGAACATTCAGATAAAAGAAGGGGAGATATACGGACTTTTAGGGCCTAACGGATCTGGTAAAAGTACGCTGATGCGAATATTGGCAGGGCTCTCAATACCTACCTTCGGCACCGTGAAAGTGCTTGGTTTCGATGTTGTAGCAGACAATTTAAAGATCAAAGAACTTGTAGGATTCATACCTGAAGTACCAGTTTTGTACGAATCTTTAACACCAATAGAATACTTTGATTTTATAGCCGCAATGCGAAAACTGGATAAGAACATAGTATTCGGGAGAGTCCATGAACTTGTAACGGCATTTGAGCTGAACGAGTACCTTAACGATTTTATAGGATCTCTATCCTTTGGAACAAAACAGAAAATTGCGATAATAGGAACATTATTGCATAATCCAAAATTAATAATCATGGATGAGGTAATGAATGGATTAGACCCTAAAAGCGCTAGAATTCTTAAAGACCTTATCAAGAGTTTCAGCAATCAGGGGAAGACGGTGATATTCTCCACGCACATTCTCGAAATTGTTGAAAATATATGCGATCGGGTTACAATATTGAAAGATGGAACTATGGTAGCCGAGGGAAACGTCAAAGATCTCAGAAATATAGTTTCTGGATCTCTGGAATCGCTGTTTTTCAAGGTTACTGGAGAAAGTAACTTTGAAGCGATCATAAATGCGATCAGTGAAAAATTATGA